In bacterium, one genomic interval encodes:
- a CDS encoding Sb-PDE family phosphodiesterase — translation LTMLGNSDVHDPVFMEYDPYGGDRRTVTLVFATENSENAIREALFAHRTAVLCRDTLYGVESQLRPLYEASFELVNPELTITGKGTALLQVRNLSDLPFHLAATDSLTELHFPPTVTLEPRAVVCLSLSARADSLSGVRQIRLPYVVRNVHPAPGVPLNAPLTVKVTFIPAAKK, via the coding sequence CCTGACCATGCTGGGCAACTCGGATGTACACGACCCGGTGTTCATGGAGTACGACCCCTACGGCGGCGACCGCCGCACCGTGACCCTGGTGTTCGCCACCGAAAACAGCGAGAACGCGATTCGCGAAGCCCTGTTCGCCCACCGCACCGCGGTGCTCTGCCGGGATACGCTCTACGGGGTGGAGAGTCAGCTCCGTCCGCTGTACGAAGCCTCCTTCGAGCTGGTCAACCCGGAGCTGACAATCACCGGCAAGGGCACGGCCCTGCTCCAGGTGCGAAACCTCAGCGACCTGCCGTTCCACCTGGCCGCGACCGACAGCCTGACCGAGCTGCATTTCCCGCCCACCGTGACCCTGGAGCCACGCGCGGTGGTGTGCCTGAGCCTGTCCGCACGGGCCGACAGCCTGAGCGGTGTGCGCCAGATCCGCCTGCCCTATGTGGTGCGCAACGTGCACCCCGCGCCGGGCGTGCCGCTGAACGCACCGCTGACCGTAAAAGTCACTTTCATCCCGGCGGCAAAGAAATGA